In the genome of Doryrhamphus excisus isolate RoL2022-K1 chromosome 11, RoL_Dexc_1.0, whole genome shotgun sequence, one region contains:
- the atf5a gene encoding uncharacterized protein atf5a isoform X1 codes for MTMATPTAVWKTFRGCPADPLALSHPQASHSQSQGCRGEVSEGSQHLIGDGLTDWMTEEVDFSSYLPNPPSPPSSTNASLPPSPLHNDIQVPSDLEVMTSLLQEELAQLEDYFLSEPLPEKGQRLGKCERGPQLTGPQQFTQMPYTSYATPSQSESSPFLLTLATGELDLLGVCGGPVGRSKIPRHTPYSCSRPSACVRKRIPDGVRFSEGYDNCLSSKGSNSGNSVFNYCCVEEEQLVGKGYCLGSAVELRKCALLSKEDKTCCFGHNGIGDAKVAGSGFGFGASHDDPPKKEDLLMYSMREVSGGTSNSEVLTSIKTGVEVTKATVTWKAQSSEGCYLSGTPQAEAYHSFFTEQVKAESLQIGQHDLHCNFLEDPGPECLLMARDSLNLESCRLKEDHCAVKYELDIIPAEGGERKQKKRDQNKTAAHRYRQRKRAELDSLEEQLHCLEGRNRELRDKAESVEREIQYVKDLLIEVYKARSQRLTQDTTA; via the exons ATGACGATGGCGACGCCAACTGCTGTTTGGAAGACTTTTCGTGGGTGCCCGGCAGACCCCCTCGCTCTCTCTCACCCACAGGCTagccacagccaatcacaggggtgCAGGGGGGAGGTGTCAGAGGGGAGTCAGCACTTAATTG GTGATGGTCTCACTGACTGGATGACGGAAGAAGTGGACTTCTCCTCGTACCTCCCAAACCCTCCTTCCCCTCCTTCCTCCACCAATGCCTCCCTTCCCCCATCACCCCTCCACAATGATATCCAGGTGCCCTCTGACTTGGAGGTAATGACCTCTCTGCTGCAAGAGGAACTAGCCCAACTGGAAGACTACTTCCTATCAGAGCCACTGCCAGAGAAGGGGCAAAGGCTGGGAAAATGCGAAAGGGGTCCGCAGCTGACGGGTCCTCAGCAGTTCACTCAGATGCCGTACACGTCGTACGCCACACCCAGCCAGTCGGAATCCAGTCCATTTCTTCTCACCCTGGCAACCGGAGAACTGGACTTGCTGGGCGTATGTGGCGGCCCCGTCGGGCGATCCAAAATTCCCAGGCACACCCCGTACAGCTGCAGTCGCCCCAGTGCATGCGTTAGGAAAAGAATCCCAGACGGTGTGAGGTTCAGTGAAGGTTATGACAACTGTTTAAGTTCCAAAGGAAGCAACTCAGGTAATTCGGTCTTCAATTATTGCTGCGTGGAAGAGGAGCAGCTGGTTGGAAAAGGCTACTGTCTGGGCAGCGCAGTGGAGCTCAGGAAATGTGCCTTGCTGTCAAAAGAAGATAAAACCTGCTGCTTCGGTCACAATGGCATTGGGGATGCAAAAGTTGCCGGCAGTGGATTTGGTTTCGGCGCATCGCATGATGACCCACCAAAGAAAGAAGATCTGCTGATGTATAGCATGAGAGAGGTGAGCGGGGGCACAAGTAACAGCGAGGTGCTGACCAGCATTAAGACTGGCGTGGAGGTGACAAAAGCAACAGTTACTTGGAAAGCCCAGAGCAGTGAAGGTTGTTATCTTTCGGGAACACCCCAGGCTGAGGCCTATCATAGCTTCTTCACTGAGCAGGTCAAAGCGGAGAGTCTGCAGATAGGGCAGCATGACTTGCACTGTAATTTTCTGGAGGATCCAGGTCCAGAATGTCTTTTGATGGCCAGGGACAGTCTGAACTTGGAGTCCTGCAGGCTGAAGGAAGACCACTGTGCTGTGAAATACGAATTGGACATCATTCCCGCGGAAGGCGGAGAGCGCAAACAGAAGAAGCGAGATCAGAACAAAACAGCCGCACACAG GTATCGCCAAAGAAAGAGGGCGGAGCTCGATTCTTTGGAGGAGCAGCTGCATTGCCTGGAAGGGAGGAACCGCGAGCTGCGGGACAAGGCAGAATCTGTCGAGCGTGAAATCCAGTACGTCAAAGACCTCCTGATCGAAGTTTACAAGGCCAGAAGCCAAAGGCTGACGCAGGACACCACAGCATAA
- the atf5a gene encoding uncharacterized protein atf5a isoform X2, whose amino-acid sequence MTEEVDFSSYLPNPPSPPSSTNASLPPSPLHNDIQVPSDLEVMTSLLQEELAQLEDYFLSEPLPEKGQRLGKCERGPQLTGPQQFTQMPYTSYATPSQSESSPFLLTLATGELDLLGVCGGPVGRSKIPRHTPYSCSRPSACVRKRIPDGVRFSEGYDNCLSSKGSNSGNSVFNYCCVEEEQLVGKGYCLGSAVELRKCALLSKEDKTCCFGHNGIGDAKVAGSGFGFGASHDDPPKKEDLLMYSMREVSGGTSNSEVLTSIKTGVEVTKATVTWKAQSSEGCYLSGTPQAEAYHSFFTEQVKAESLQIGQHDLHCNFLEDPGPECLLMARDSLNLESCRLKEDHCAVKYELDIIPAEGGERKQKKRDQNKTAAHRYRQRKRAELDSLEEQLHCLEGRNRELRDKAESVEREIQYVKDLLIEVYKARSQRLTQDTTA is encoded by the exons ATGACGGAAGAAGTGGACTTCTCCTCGTACCTCCCAAACCCTCCTTCCCCTCCTTCCTCCACCAATGCCTCCCTTCCCCCATCACCCCTCCACAATGATATCCAGGTGCCCTCTGACTTGGAGGTAATGACCTCTCTGCTGCAAGAGGAACTAGCCCAACTGGAAGACTACTTCCTATCAGAGCCACTGCCAGAGAAGGGGCAAAGGCTGGGAAAATGCGAAAGGGGTCCGCAGCTGACGGGTCCTCAGCAGTTCACTCAGATGCCGTACACGTCGTACGCCACACCCAGCCAGTCGGAATCCAGTCCATTTCTTCTCACCCTGGCAACCGGAGAACTGGACTTGCTGGGCGTATGTGGCGGCCCCGTCGGGCGATCCAAAATTCCCAGGCACACCCCGTACAGCTGCAGTCGCCCCAGTGCATGCGTTAGGAAAAGAATCCCAGACGGTGTGAGGTTCAGTGAAGGTTATGACAACTGTTTAAGTTCCAAAGGAAGCAACTCAGGTAATTCGGTCTTCAATTATTGCTGCGTGGAAGAGGAGCAGCTGGTTGGAAAAGGCTACTGTCTGGGCAGCGCAGTGGAGCTCAGGAAATGTGCCTTGCTGTCAAAAGAAGATAAAACCTGCTGCTTCGGTCACAATGGCATTGGGGATGCAAAAGTTGCCGGCAGTGGATTTGGTTTCGGCGCATCGCATGATGACCCACCAAAGAAAGAAGATCTGCTGATGTATAGCATGAGAGAGGTGAGCGGGGGCACAAGTAACAGCGAGGTGCTGACCAGCATTAAGACTGGCGTGGAGGTGACAAAAGCAACAGTTACTTGGAAAGCCCAGAGCAGTGAAGGTTGTTATCTTTCGGGAACACCCCAGGCTGAGGCCTATCATAGCTTCTTCACTGAGCAGGTCAAAGCGGAGAGTCTGCAGATAGGGCAGCATGACTTGCACTGTAATTTTCTGGAGGATCCAGGTCCAGAATGTCTTTTGATGGCCAGGGACAGTCTGAACTTGGAGTCCTGCAGGCTGAAGGAAGACCACTGTGCTGTGAAATACGAATTGGACATCATTCCCGCGGAAGGCGGAGAGCGCAAACAGAAGAAGCGAGATCAGAACAAAACAGCCGCACACAG GTATCGCCAAAGAAAGAGGGCGGAGCTCGATTCTTTGGAGGAGCAGCTGCATTGCCTGGAAGGGAGGAACCGCGAGCTGCGGGACAAGGCAGAATCTGTCGAGCGTGAAATCCAGTACGTCAAAGACCTCCTGATCGAAGTTTACAAGGCCAGAAGCCAAAGGCTGACGCAGGACACCACAGCATAA